The following coding sequences lie in one Panicum virgatum strain AP13 chromosome 6N, P.virgatum_v5, whole genome shotgun sequence genomic window:
- the LOC120678969 gene encoding uncharacterized protein Os08g0359500-like encodes MSRHPEVKWAQRIDKVYITVQLSDAKDAKVNLEPDGVFTFSGSAGTNLYELKLDLNDKVNVEASKISVGDRSIFCVVEKAEAKWWKKLVRDDQKAPHFVKVDWDKWVDEDDDGGDVNLDGMDFSNFGGMGGMGGMGDMAGLGGMGGMGGLGGMGGMGGLGGMGGMGMDEFEDESDDEEEVSKPQAAEKAVEAEKTEAAEAKTETAQSS; translated from the exons ATGAG TCGGCACCCTGAAGTGAAGTGGGCTCAGAGGATTGACAAGGTTTACATCACAGTACAGTTATCTGATGCAAAGGATGCTAAGGTCAATTTGGAGCCAGATGGTGTCTTCACATTCTCTGGCAGTGCTGGTACAAACTTGTATGAATTGAAACTAGATCTGAATGACAAAGTCAACGTGGAG GCTAGCAAGATAAGTGTGGGTGACAGGTCCATATTCTGTGTCGTAGAAAAAGCTGAAGCCAAATGGTGGAAGAAGCTTGTTCGGGATGATCAAAAGGCACCTCACTTTGTGAAAGTCGATTGGGACAAATGggtggatgaagatgatgatg GTGGTGATGTCAACTTGGATGGGATGGACTTCTCG AATTTTGGTGGCATGGGCGGTATGGGCGGCATGGGTGATATGGCTGGTCTGGGCGGCATGGGTGGTATGGGTGGTCTGGGCGGCATGGGTGGTATGGGTGGTCTGGGCGGCATGGGTGGTATGGGAATGGATGAGTTTGAAGATGAGAGTGATGATGAAG AAGAGGTGTCAAAGCCTCAAGCTGCGGAGAAGGCTGTTGAGGCTGAGAAGACGGAGGCAGCTGAAGCCAAGACAGAGACTGCTCAGAGCAGTTGA
- the LOC120679817 gene encoding uncharacterized protein LOC120679817 gives MLLQPIPATLAGAAARRTSGEPPSPPRLRRRILSPIRADSPPISLSASASPSRPVKPPVCTADELHYAPVDGAGWRLALWRYRPPGNAPVRNHPLMLLSGVGTNAIGFDLSPGASFARHMSSQGFDTWIVEVRGAGLSMREYGNSAASGSVTIEDACGGIQPLDNQSTFEAASLQSSGGYASDCDDLGIVALDEPPLLAELSNFFDRISKLMEEAVVNGNFHEITERVSVLSEMVESSTIIGPVREESLRLLKNFQDQLDSWERFVSSQMDLTSEYNWDFDHYLEEDIPAAVEYIRQHSKTKDGKLLAIGHSMGGILLYAMLSRSGFEGAPSNLAAIVTLASSVDYTTSNSSLKLLLPLAHPAQALNVPAVPLGTLLAAAYPWASGPPYLFSWLNPQISAQDMMHPELLSKLVFNNFCTVPAKVVLQLTTAFREGGLCNRNGTFSYKDHLRGCQTPVLALAGDKDLICPPEAVYETAKLIPKHKVKYRVFGKSQGPHYAHYDLVGGRLAIDEVYPCIIEFLSRHDRLLI, from the exons ATGCTTCTCCAGCCAATCCCCGCCACccttgccggcgccgccgctcgccggaccTCCGGCGAACCCCCCTCGCCCCCTCGCCTCCGACGCCGCATCCTCTCCCCAATCCGCGCCGACTCACCCCCGatctccctctcggcctccgcctccccctcgCGGCCGGTCAAGCCGCCCGTCTGCACCGCTGACGAGCTCCACTACGCCCCCGTCGACGGCGCCGGCTGGCGCCTCGCGCTCTGGCGGTACAGGCCTCCCGGCAAT GCTCCTGTCAGGAATCACCCGTTGATGCTGCTGTCCGGGGTCGGTACGAATGCCATCGGGTTCGACCTCTCTCCCGGG GCTTCATTTGCCCGTCACATGTCTAGCCAAGGATTTGATACATGGATAGTCGAAGTAAGAGGTGCTGGTCTGAGTATGCGTGAATATGGAAATTCTGCTGCATCTGGCTCAGTCACTATTGAGGATGCCTGTGGTGGTATTCAGCCTCTTGATAATCAGAGTACATTTGAAGCTGCTTCCCTTCAGAGTTCTGGTGGCTATGCTAGTGATTGTGATGACCTTGGAATAGTTGCTTTGGATGAACCACCTTTACTCGCAGAGCTTTCTAATTTCTTTGACCGAATCTCAAAGCTTATGGAAGAGGCCGTAGTAAATGGAAATTTCCATGAGATCACAGAAAGAGTTTCTGTTCTCTCAGAAATGGTAGAGAGCTCTACAATTATTGGTCCAGTGAGAGAAGAAAGTCTACGCCTTTTGAAGAATTTTCAGGACCAGTTGGACTCCTGGGAGCGCTTTGTATCATCACAAATGGATCTAACTTCCGAATATAATTGGGACTTCGACCATTACCTGGAGGAGGATATACCTGCTGCG GTGGAGTACATTAGACAACACAGCAAAACAAAAGATGGGAAGTTGCTTGCAATTGGACATTCGATGGGTGGAATTTTATTGTATGCAATGCTGTCGAGATCTG GTTTTGAAGGAGCTCCATCAAATTTAGCTGCAATTGTTACTTTGGCTTCTTCTGTTGACTATACAACATCCAATTCATCACTGAAGCTGTTACTGCCTCTT GCTCATCCTGCACAGGCTCTTAATGTCCCCGCTGTCCCATTGGGTACATTGTTGGCAGCAGCATATCCATGGGCATCTGGTCCACCATATCTTTTTTCCTGGCTTAATCCTCAAATATCAGCTCAAGACATGATGCACCCAGAGCTGTTGTCTAAGCTTGTCTTCAACAACTTTT GTACAGTGCCTGCAAAGGTTGTACTGCAACTTACGACCGCTTTTAGGGAAGGCGGGCTGTGCAACCGAAATGGAACCTTCTCGTACAAGGATCATTTGCGAGGGTGTCAGACCCCTGTCCTGGCCTTGGCTGGAGATAAAGATCTCATCTGCCCTCCAGAAGCCGTTTACG AAACCGCAAAACTCATTCCGAAGCACAAGGTGAAGTACAGGGTGTTTGGAAAGTCACAAGGCCCACATTATGCACACTATGACTTGGTTGGAGGTCGACTG GCAATTGATGAAGTCTACCCATGTATCATAGAGTTCCTCTCTCGCCATGATCGCTTGTTGATTTGA